In Myxocyprinus asiaticus isolate MX2 ecotype Aquarium Trade chromosome 8, UBuf_Myxa_2, whole genome shotgun sequence, a single genomic region encodes these proteins:
- the LOC127444616 gene encoding mitochondrial import inner membrane translocase subunit Tim10-like, producing the protein MDPLKAQQLAAELEVEMMADMYNRMTNACHRKCVPPHYKEAELSKGEAVCLDRCVAKYLDLHERLGRKLTELSVQDEEVMRKAAAGTG; encoded by the exons ATGGATCCTTTGAAAGCGCAGCAGCTCGCCGCGGAGCTGGAGGTGGAAATGATGGCTGATATGTATAACCG CATGACCAATGCATGTCACAGAAAATGCGTTCCCCCTCATTACAAGGAAGCAGAACTTTCAAAGGGGGAGGCTGTGTGTCTGGACCGCTGTGTCGCCAAGTATTTGGACTTGCACGAGAGACTTGGTCGTAAGCTCACTGAGCTCTCCGTGCAGGATGAGGAGGTGATGAGGAAGGCTGCAGCTGGGACCGGATAA
- the LOC127444573 gene encoding uncharacterized protein LOC127444573, translating into MTRQRSLAAQMPKGKGDTNYQNSENVSRVRLRVSRTKCDDIFEETLNGNVNLSTSNSCGVSTQKTTTHANRKTVAGVKRRQENGLPLINKKPLLDNTTEQNKHENYLPKAQFTIGTVKCGHGRPPKSKKLTAALQQKCNNAKKSGGPSNGFSMATYSGQNDCEVEKTKTGNEFEQDDKQKPNQEIESTVMGEADVNNNVTQTKHNADFKYASHAKGPSILNQIFHQTWPRVESTVCGSSLLIGQQLTSSFQETSFTPQRFQGLLGKSEDGSSKLVVDSEQNNEGICGVEESGNHERLQLSHMEHSVKGGDGFANEENSGRAANFFQNCHEKSCDLQKVMREDIQDQSSEISVHALSSEDKKKDIMMAVDDLDHTMSPAKTDRVVIANTPTVLEETDMKNTVQKMHTRFCMNSDGIQAKYLRDEHNSEATFSNEHLFGVTTGDNKDFQPVRCGNWVVGCLENEEKEDIGRCKVVQTMEDTLEDEETEVQGASDKVIEENTLLASDGGCCETTNGGADDDIDVEEDQNSVEVVNGRAPLEEESRIADDSSNTALTQRETQVIICRDDPSVQIDEVTNRSYSHSPNVYSEDVSVVLSTTANSSSEDDCNSGEEIVVDVLGDSAEAPSWPLAATQIISLPVDGLQDQENEMEGTEEEEVDVTGEETE; encoded by the exons ATGACCAGACAACGGAGTCTTGCAGCTCAAATGCCAAAAGGTAAAGGGGACACCAATTATCAAAACTCAGAAAATGTGTCTCGGGTTCGACTAAGGGTATCCAGGACTAAGTGTGATGATATTTTTGAAGAGACCCTCAATGGAAATGTTAATTTGTCAACCTCTAACTCATGTGGAGTTAGTACCCAAAAGACCACTACTCATGCAAACAGAAAAACAGTTGCTGGTGTGAAGAGAAGGCAAGAAAATGGTTTACCTCTCATTAATAAAAAGCCTCTGTTGGACAACACAACTGaacaaaataaacatgaaaattattTACCTAAAGCACAGTTCACTATAGGTACTGTAAAATGCGGGCATGGCAGACCTCCTAAATCAAAAAAACTCACTGCAGCTCTCCAGCAAAAATGTAACAATGCAAAGAAATCGGGTGGACCATCTAATGGTTTCAGCATGGCCACTTATTCAGGCCAAAATGATTGTGAAGTGGAGAAAACTAAGACAGGCAATGAGTTTGAACAGGACGACAAACAAAAACCAAATCAGGAGATAGAATCAACAGTAATGGGGGAAGCAGATGTTAACAACAATGTTACACAGACAAAGCATAATGCTGACTTTAAATATGCCAGCCATGCAAAGGGACCAAGTATCCTCAATCAAATTTTCCATCAGACTTGGCCTAGAGTTGAAAGTACGGTCTGTGGGAGTTCTTTGTTGATTGGTCAGCAACTAACATCAAGCTTTCAAGAAACATCTTTCACCCCTCAGAGATTCCAAGGACTTTTAGGAAAAAGTGAAGATGGAAGTAGCAAATTAGTGGTGGACAGTGAACAGAACAATGAGGGTATTTGTGGTGTAGAGGAGTCTGGTAATCACGAAAGGTTACAGTTGTCACATATGGAACATTCAGTTAAAGGAGGAGATGGATTTGCCAATGAAGAGAACTCTGGTAGAGCAGCCAACTTTTTCCAGAATTGTCATGAGAAGAGTTGTGATTTACAAAAGGTGATGAGAGAAGACATTCAAGACCAATCCTCTGAAATTTCTGTCCATGCTTTATCATCTGAGGACAAGAAGAAGGATATTATGATGGCAGTTGATGATCTAGATCATACCATGTCTCCAGCGAAGACAGACCGTGTGGTTATCGCCAATACACCAAcagtgctggaggaaacagacatGAAAAATACTGTGCAAAAGATGCACACCAGGTTCTGTATGAATTCTGATGGTATACAAGCAAAATATCTGCGAGATGAACACAATTCAGAAGCTACTTTTTCTAATGAGCATTTATTTGGGGTGACCACAGGGGACAACAAAGATTTTCAGCCAGTACGCTGTGGTAACTGGGTGGTTGGTTGTCTTGAGAATGAGGAAAAGGAGGATATAGGCAGGTGCAAAGTGGTTCAGACAATGGAAGACACTCTAGAGGATGAAGAAACTGAAGTTCAGGGGGCAAGCGATAAAGTCATAGAGGAAAATACTCTGCTCGCTTCAGATGGTGGCTGTTGTGAAACCACCAATGGGGGGGCTGATGATGATATTGATGTGGAAGAGGACCAAAACAGTGTTGAGGTGGTTAATGGACGGGCCCCTCTGGAGGAAGAGTCTAGGATTGCAGATGATTCATCAAATACAG CtctgacacagagagagacacaagtAATAATATGCAGAGATGATCCTTCTGTCCAAATTGATGAGGTAACCAATCGGTCATACTCTCACAGCCCCAACgtgtatagtgaggatgtctcaGTAGTGTTGTCCACCACAGCAAACTCTTCATCAGAAGATGACTGCAACTCAGGAGAAGAGATTGTAGTAGATGTTCTAGGGGATTCTGCAGAAGCTCCATCATGGCCTTTGGCAGCTACACAGATCATCAGCCTGCCTGTTGATGGTCTGCAGGACCAAGAGAATGAGATGGAAGGGACTGAAGAAGAGGAGGTAGATGTCACTGGAGAAGAAACTGAATGA